One segment of Curtobacterium poinsettiae DNA contains the following:
- a CDS encoding BLUF domain-containing protein, with the protein MLVSIVYMSRAVVPFDDEALAVLLAESRLRNEALGVSGLLLAKGGRFMQLLEGPAWSVDDRFAVIAKDPRHGEVKSLVREDIERRRFDGWSMAYRALDDADVRSEEGFSPFLSGTMDFPRSFDRTSAAWLLKWFRDRELHDL; encoded by the coding sequence GTGCTCGTCTCCATCGTCTACATGAGTCGCGCCGTCGTCCCCTTCGACGACGAGGCCCTGGCGGTGCTGCTCGCCGAGTCCCGGCTGCGGAACGAAGCGCTCGGGGTCTCCGGGCTCCTGCTCGCCAAGGGTGGCCGGTTCATGCAGCTGCTCGAGGGGCCGGCGTGGAGCGTCGACGACCGTTTCGCCGTCATCGCGAAGGACCCGCGCCACGGCGAGGTCAAGTCACTCGTGCGCGAGGACATCGAGCGCCGGCGGTTCGACGGCTGGTCGATGGCCTACCGGGCGCTCGACGACGCGGACGTCCGGTCCGAGGAGGGCTTCAGCCCGTTCCTCTCCGGCACGATGGACTTCCCGCGCTCGTTCGACCGGACCAGCGCGGCGTGGCTGCTGAAGTGGTTCCGCGACCGCGAGCTGCACGACCTCTGA
- a CDS encoding ScbR family autoregulator-binding transcription factor, protein MERREQILVAAAEEFDRVGFAGATIAGIARTAGVSQGTLHFHFPTKLALALGVIGEQNARTFDVVSHTDSSPLAALIGASHGIADLLRTDPIVRAGIRLSLERGEFQTATLSFYEQWIGGIVDVFRLAVASGELRTDLTAEQLGSTVVPYFTGVQLVSDVRTRRTDLMPAVATMWRVVIAATADPKHRDRLLAVVEDAFGTG, encoded by the coding sequence GTGGAACGACGTGAGCAGATCCTGGTGGCCGCGGCGGAGGAGTTCGACCGCGTCGGCTTCGCCGGCGCGACGATCGCGGGCATCGCCCGCACGGCGGGCGTCTCGCAGGGCACGCTCCACTTCCACTTCCCGACGAAGCTCGCCCTGGCGCTCGGCGTCATCGGCGAGCAGAACGCCCGCACCTTCGACGTCGTCAGCCACACCGACAGCTCGCCGCTCGCCGCGCTGATCGGGGCGTCGCACGGCATCGCCGACCTGCTCCGGACCGACCCGATCGTGCGGGCGGGGATCCGGTTGTCGCTGGAGCGCGGCGAGTTCCAGACCGCGACGCTGAGCTTCTACGAGCAGTGGATCGGCGGGATCGTCGACGTGTTCCGGTTGGCCGTCGCGAGCGGGGAACTCCGCACCGACCTGACCGCGGAACAGCTCGGTTCGACGGTGGTGCCGTACTTCACGGGCGTGCAGCTCGTGTCCGACGTCCGGACGCGACGCACCGACCTGATGCCCGCGGTGGCGACCATGTGGCGCGTGGTGATCGCGGCGACGGCGGACCCGAAGCACCGCGACCGGCTGCTCGCCGTCGTCGAGGACGCGTTCGGCACGGGCTGA
- a CDS encoding BLUF domain-containing protein, giving the protein MTSLTSLVYMSVAVDDLTDDQLVAMLREARLRNHALGVSGLLLAKGGRFMQVLEGPVWSVEDRFAAIERDTRHTGVKSLSRESISTRRFDGWSMAFGSPTGDELRDEPGFSTFLSDRTGLPTGVAGTPADWLLRWFRGRDLQDLPEERITLGRHAA; this is encoded by the coding sequence ATGACTTCCCTCACCTCCCTCGTCTACATGTCCGTCGCCGTCGACGACCTGACCGACGACCAGCTGGTCGCCATGCTGCGTGAGGCGCGGCTCCGCAACCACGCGCTCGGCGTCTCCGGGCTCCTGCTCGCCAAGGGCGGCCGTTTCATGCAGGTGCTCGAGGGTCCGGTCTGGAGCGTCGAGGACCGTTTCGCCGCGATCGAGCGCGACACGCGGCACACCGGCGTGAAGTCGTTGTCGCGTGAGTCCATCAGCACGCGTCGGTTCGACGGCTGGTCGATGGCGTTCGGCAGCCCGACCGGGGACGAGCTCCGTGACGAGCCCGGGTTCAGTACCTTCCTCAGCGACCGCACCGGTCTGCCGACCGGGGTGGCGGGCACGCCCGCCGACTGGCTGCTCCGCTGGTTCCGTGGGCGCGACCTGCAGGACCTGCCCGAGGAGCGCATCACGCTCGGCCGGCACGCGGCCTGA
- a CDS encoding ABC transporter substrate-binding protein — protein sequence MTNQLTRRTLFAGGASALALGALAACSSPGRRTTNRSGARTVSYWLWDANQQPAYQAVADAFHRANPDITVKITQLGWNDYWTKLTAGFIAGTAPDVFTDHLTKFPQYADLDVLYGLDELDATKGIRDDDYQSGLAELWKGQDGHRYGSPKDWDTVAMFYDKKAMATAGVSAEELGSLEWNPDDGGTFERMLARLTVDSKGRRGDEDGFDKDDVAVYGISSNGSGGDGFGQTQWSPFTGSVDWFYTNENPWGDRFRYDERVVQDTLAWYYRLAEKGYMAKYGVFSTTTGPEVQLGAGKCALSFNGSWMIGSYLGMEGLDVAVAPTPIGPSGHRASMFNGLGDSITKQAKDPEAAAKWVAFLGSDEAQRIVGESGIVFPARPAGTEAAVASFRKRGLDVSAFTRQVEEDTTFLFPVTKNPADVQALLQPAFDDVYANGKPISTLTGVNEQVNNLLALT from the coding sequence ATGACGAACCAACTGACCCGCCGCACGCTCTTCGCCGGCGGTGCCTCCGCCCTGGCCCTCGGCGCGCTCGCCGCCTGCTCGTCGCCCGGTCGCCGCACGACGAACCGGTCGGGTGCGCGCACCGTGAGCTACTGGCTCTGGGACGCGAACCAGCAGCCCGCGTACCAGGCCGTCGCCGACGCATTCCACCGCGCGAACCCGGACATCACCGTGAAGATCACCCAGCTCGGGTGGAACGACTACTGGACCAAGCTCACCGCCGGCTTCATCGCCGGCACCGCGCCAGACGTCTTCACCGACCACCTGACGAAGTTCCCGCAGTACGCCGACCTCGACGTGCTCTACGGGCTCGACGAACTCGACGCCACGAAGGGCATCCGTGACGACGACTACCAGTCCGGGCTCGCCGAACTGTGGAAGGGCCAGGACGGCCACCGCTACGGCTCCCCGAAGGACTGGGACACCGTCGCGATGTTCTACGACAAGAAGGCGATGGCGACGGCCGGGGTCTCCGCCGAGGAGCTCGGGTCGCTCGAGTGGAACCCGGACGACGGCGGCACGTTCGAACGGATGCTCGCGCGGCTGACCGTCGACTCGAAGGGCCGCCGCGGCGACGAGGACGGCTTCGACAAGGACGACGTTGCCGTCTACGGCATCTCGTCGAACGGCTCGGGCGGTGACGGATTCGGCCAGACCCAGTGGTCACCGTTCACCGGATCGGTCGACTGGTTCTACACGAACGAGAACCCCTGGGGTGACAGGTTCCGCTACGACGAGCGGGTCGTGCAGGACACCCTCGCCTGGTACTACCGGCTGGCGGAGAAGGGCTACATGGCGAAGTACGGGGTGTTCTCCACCACGACCGGGCCCGAGGTCCAGCTCGGCGCCGGCAAGTGCGCGCTGTCGTTCAACGGCTCGTGGATGATCGGGTCGTACCTCGGCATGGAGGGCCTCGACGTCGCGGTCGCCCCGACCCCGATCGGCCCGTCGGGTCACCGTGCGTCGATGTTCAACGGGCTCGGCGACTCGATCACGAAGCAGGCGAAGGACCCCGAGGCCGCGGCGAAGTGGGTGGCGTTCCTGGGCAGCGACGAGGCGCAGCGGATCGTCGGTGAGAGCGGGATCGTGTTCCCCGCCCGTCCCGCGGGTACCGAGGCTGCCGTGGCGTCGTTCCGGAAGCGCGGGCTCGACGTCTCGGCGTTCACCCGGCAGGTCGAGGAGGACACCACGTTCCTGTTCCCGGTCACGAAGAACCCCGCCGACGTGCAGGCCCTGCTGCAGCCCGCCTTCGACGACGTCTACGCGAACGGCAAGCCGATCTCGACGCTGACCGGGGTCAACGAGCAGGTCAACAACCTGCTCGCCCTCACCTGA
- a CDS encoding carbohydrate ABC transporter permease: MTTTLTRSVTTSRPPRMGAGHRRRPSLGRVLAWVAMILVIVVTLFPFYWILRTALSSNTAINSDPTSLLPVGFSLGGFERVFGLQSTEEALAQGGSGAALNFWRYLLNSILVSTLVTVGQVFFSAAAAYAFARLRWPGRDRVFGVFLAGLMVPAIFTLLPNFTLIKQLGLVDNLLGIALPTMFMTPFAVFFLRQFFLGISKEVEEAALIDGAGKVRVFFRLVIPMAAAPIATLAVLTYITSWNDYFWPLMVSYTDSSRVLTVALGVFKSQTPQSGTDWAGLMAATLVAALPMILLFGVFAKRIVNSIGFSGIK; the protein is encoded by the coding sequence ATGACCACGACACTCACCCGTTCCGTCACCACGTCCCGCCCGCCGCGGATGGGCGCCGGCCACCGTCGTCGCCCGTCGCTCGGCCGGGTGCTCGCCTGGGTCGCGATGATCCTGGTCATCGTCGTCACCCTGTTCCCGTTCTACTGGATCCTGCGCACCGCGCTGTCGTCGAACACCGCGATCAACTCCGACCCCACCTCGCTGCTGCCCGTCGGGTTCAGCCTGGGCGGGTTCGAGCGGGTCTTCGGCCTGCAGTCCACCGAAGAGGCGTTGGCCCAGGGCGGCTCCGGCGCCGCGCTGAACTTCTGGCGGTACCTGCTCAACTCGATCCTGGTGTCGACGCTCGTCACCGTCGGCCAGGTGTTCTTCTCAGCGGCGGCCGCCTACGCCTTCGCCCGGCTGCGCTGGCCCGGTCGCGACAGGGTGTTCGGGGTGTTCCTGGCCGGGCTGATGGTCCCGGCGATCTTCACGCTGCTGCCGAACTTCACGCTCATCAAGCAGCTCGGACTCGTCGACAACCTGCTCGGCATCGCCCTGCCGACGATGTTCATGACCCCGTTCGCGGTGTTCTTCCTGCGCCAGTTCTTCCTCGGCATCTCGAAGGAGGTCGAAGAGGCGGCGCTCATCGACGGCGCCGGCAAGGTCCGCGTGTTCTTCCGGCTCGTCATCCCGATGGCGGCGGCACCGATCGCCACGCTCGCCGTGCTGACGTACATCACGAGCTGGAACGACTACTTCTGGCCGCTCATGGTCTCGTACACCGACAGCTCGCGGGTGCTGACCGTCGCGCTCGGCGTCTTCAAGTCGCAGACCCCGCAGTCCGGCACCGACTGGGCCGGGCTGATGGCCGCGACCCTGGTGGCGGCGCTCCCGATGATCCTGCTGTTCGGCGTCTTCGCCAAGCGGATCGTCAACTCCATCGGCTTCTCCGGGATCAAGTGA
- a CDS encoding carbohydrate ABC transporter permease, which yields MATESPVSSPLATASTRRRSRSADLDRARTTAPRRRPRNDLWLALVFIAPAAVGFAVFLAWPTVRGIYLSFTSYNLLTEPEFTGLQNYARLVQDSIFWHSMVVTVEYVLINIVIQTVVALFIAVMMHRLTKSTFVRGIVLAPYLVSNVVAALVWLWILDTQLGIGNEMLAALGLDRIPFLQSDVWGIPSIALINVWRHVGYTALLIFAGLQSLPETVYEAGRIDGASEWKMFWRITVPLLRPILSLVLIITVIGSFQVFDTVAVTTQGGPANATNVVQNYIYNLAFGRFQFGYASAVSVALLIVLSIITIIQYRLTRSGESDLD from the coding sequence ATGGCAACCGAGAGCCCTGTGTCGTCACCCTTGGCGACCGCCAGCACGAGACGGAGGAGTCGGTCCGCCGACCTCGACCGTGCCCGCACCACCGCACCACGGCGCCGCCCCAGGAACGACCTGTGGCTCGCGCTCGTCTTCATCGCCCCGGCAGCCGTCGGGTTCGCGGTGTTCCTCGCCTGGCCGACCGTGCGGGGCATCTACCTGAGCTTCACGTCGTACAACCTGCTCACCGAGCCCGAGTTCACCGGCCTGCAGAACTACGCCCGCCTGGTGCAGGACTCGATCTTCTGGCACTCGATGGTGGTGACCGTCGAGTACGTCCTCATCAACATCGTCATCCAGACCGTCGTCGCGCTGTTCATCGCCGTGATGATGCACCGCCTGACCAAGTCGACCTTCGTGCGCGGCATCGTGCTCGCGCCGTACCTGGTGTCGAACGTCGTCGCCGCCCTGGTCTGGCTCTGGATCCTCGACACCCAGCTCGGCATCGGCAACGAGATGCTCGCGGCACTCGGGCTCGACCGCATCCCGTTCCTGCAGAGCGACGTCTGGGGCATCCCCTCGATCGCGCTCATCAACGTCTGGCGGCACGTCGGCTACACGGCACTGCTCATCTTCGCCGGCCTGCAGTCGCTGCCCGAGACCGTGTACGAGGCCGGACGCATCGACGGTGCGAGCGAGTGGAAGATGTTCTGGCGCATCACGGTGCCGCTGCTCCGCCCGATCCTGTCCCTGGTGCTGATCATCACGGTGATCGGGTCGTTCCAGGTGTTCGACACCGTCGCCGTCACCACGCAGGGCGGCCCCGCGAACGCCACGAACGTCGTGCAGAACTACATCTACAACCTGGCGTTCGGCCGGTTCCAGTTCGGCTACGCGTCCGCGGTCTCGGTCGCGCTCCTCATCGTCCTCAGCATCATCACGATCATCCAGTACCGACTCACCCGCTCGGGTGAGTCGGACCTGGACTGA
- a CDS encoding Gfo/Idh/MocA family protein, which translates to MISVGMVGAGQFAPQFAKLFKLHPDVDRVYVTDLVDERASELVETQHLDGTFPDFDAVLASDVDAVAIFTQRWTHGPLVVKALRAGKHVYSAVPMAISVDEIRDIIQAVRETGLTYMMGETSYYNPATVFARKQVAAGAFGRVFYTEGDYVHDMDLGFYAAYQYSGGDEWKRTASYPPMLYPTHSVGGVLGAIPGHAVSVSCIGVKDDRGDGVFDKDVSQFDNDFSNATALFELDNGGVMRINEMRRVGYPSHIRESRFRYFGTEASFEQLAKTSVWQDKEDSYDISDKIDTQATMSLDDPRLADIDPSLRDAFVSGYAEVHDTDRLPAEYDAVPTGHEGSHQFLADDFVRAVVDRTLPPVNAWTAARFTLPGIIAHQSALQGGARLEVPDFGDAPETAGSTSSATIASE; encoded by the coding sequence ATGATCTCTGTCGGAATGGTCGGCGCGGGCCAGTTCGCCCCCCAGTTCGCCAAGCTGTTCAAGCTCCACCCCGACGTGGACCGGGTCTACGTCACGGACCTCGTCGACGAGCGCGCGTCCGAACTCGTCGAGACGCAGCACCTCGACGGCACGTTCCCGGACTTCGACGCCGTCCTCGCCTCGGACGTCGACGCCGTCGCGATCTTCACGCAGCGCTGGACCCACGGCCCGCTCGTGGTCAAGGCCCTGCGCGCCGGCAAGCACGTGTACTCCGCCGTGCCGATGGCGATCTCCGTCGACGAGATCCGCGACATCATCCAGGCGGTCCGCGAGACCGGCCTGACCTACATGATGGGCGAGACGAGCTACTACAACCCCGCGACGGTGTTCGCCCGCAAGCAGGTCGCCGCCGGTGCCTTCGGCCGGGTGTTCTACACCGAGGGCGACTACGTGCACGACATGGACCTCGGCTTCTACGCCGCGTACCAGTACAGCGGCGGCGACGAGTGGAAGCGCACCGCCAGCTACCCGCCCATGCTCTACCCGACGCACTCGGTCGGCGGGGTCCTCGGCGCGATCCCCGGGCACGCGGTCAGCGTCAGCTGCATCGGCGTCAAGGACGACCGCGGTGACGGCGTCTTCGACAAGGACGTCAGCCAGTTCGACAACGACTTCTCGAACGCCACCGCCCTGTTCGAGCTCGACAACGGCGGCGTCATGCGCATCAACGAGATGCGTCGCGTCGGCTACCCGTCGCACATCCGTGAGTCGCGCTTCCGCTACTTCGGCACCGAGGCCAGCTTCGAGCAGCTCGCGAAGACCAGCGTCTGGCAGGACAAGGAGGACTCGTACGACATCAGCGACAAGATCGACACGCAGGCAACGATGTCCCTCGACGACCCGCGCCTGGCCGACATCGACCCGTCCCTGCGCGACGCGTTCGTCTCCGGCTACGCCGAGGTGCACGACACCGACCGTCTGCCCGCCGAGTACGACGCTGTGCCGACCGGACACGAGGGCAGCCACCAGTTCCTCGCCGACGACTTCGTCCGCGCCGTCGTCGACCGCACCCTGCCGCCGGTGAACGCCTGGACCGCCGCGCGCTTCACCCTGCCGGGCATCATCGCCCACCAGTCCGCGCTGCAGGGCGGCGCCCGCCTCGAGGTGCCGGACTTCGGCGACGCCCCGGAGACGGCAGGCAGCACGTCGTCGGCTACGATCGCGTCCGAGTAA
- a CDS encoding LacI family DNA-binding transcriptional regulator — translation MTVPTNPRAVTRADVARYAGVSTSVVSYVVHDGPRPVAAATAARVREAIRVLGYRPNASAQALRTGSSKMLGLIVPELDNPFWSELAVAVTHAAAARGYDVLLANSDGDAAQERERLRSLSARQVDGIIVTSIMTHPDLSTVTDPGLPMVLLNTFFEVPEYASIGVDALRGALDGTQHLVEHGYRSIGLVMGHTGSMELREQGWMRALRQAGLPDGPIVRTDFTRRGGYEAGLRMFADETGPRAVFVSSDMQAIGVMRALWELGLRVPEDVAIVSFDGAAEADYTNPQLTTVRQPIETMAVAAVDRVLGLDADNQWHRDLVPAELVLGASCGCDVRR, via the coding sequence GTGACCGTCCCGACGAACCCCAGGGCGGTCACCCGTGCGGACGTCGCCCGCTACGCCGGGGTCAGCACCTCCGTCGTCAGCTACGTCGTGCACGACGGCCCCCGCCCCGTCGCCGCCGCCACCGCCGCCCGGGTGCGCGAGGCCATCCGCGTCCTCGGCTACCGCCCGAACGCGAGCGCCCAGGCCCTGCGCACCGGCTCGTCGAAGATGCTCGGCCTGATCGTGCCCGAACTCGACAACCCGTTCTGGTCCGAGCTCGCCGTCGCGGTCACCCACGCGGCCGCTGCACGCGGCTACGACGTCCTGCTCGCCAACAGCGACGGCGACGCCGCCCAGGAACGCGAACGGCTCCGCAGCCTGTCCGCCCGCCAGGTCGACGGCATCATCGTGACGAGCATCATGACCCACCCGGACCTGTCGACCGTCACCGACCCCGGCCTGCCGATGGTCCTGCTCAACACGTTCTTCGAGGTCCCCGAGTACGCCAGCATCGGTGTCGACGCCCTGCGCGGCGCTCTCGACGGCACGCAGCACCTGGTCGAGCACGGCTACCGCTCGATCGGTCTCGTGATGGGGCACACCGGCTCGATGGAACTCCGCGAGCAGGGCTGGATGCGTGCCCTGCGCCAGGCTGGCCTGCCCGACGGTCCCATCGTCCGCACCGACTTCACCCGGCGCGGGGGCTACGAAGCCGGCCTCCGGATGTTCGCGGACGAGACCGGACCCCGAGCCGTCTTCGTCAGCTCCGACATGCAGGCGATCGGCGTGATGCGCGCACTCTGGGAACTCGGGCTCCGCGTCCCGGAGGACGTCGCGATCGTGTCGTTCGACGGCGCGGCCGAGGCCGACTACACCAACCCGCAGCTCACCACGGTCCGGCAGCCGATCGAGACGATGGCGGTCGCCGCGGTCGACCGCGTGCTCGGCCTCGACGCCGACAACCAGTGGCACCGCGACCTGGTCCCCGCCGAGTTGGTCCTCGGCGCGAGTTGCGGGTGCGACGTGCGTCGCTGA
- a CDS encoding winged helix-turn-helix transcriptional regulator, with translation MLGILGGDERCPIARSLDVLGEKWTLMIVRDALGGSTRFSQFQQSLGIPREVLTARLASLVDGGVLERTTYKPEGTRAREEYVLTEAGRDLSLVLLALGGWADRHRPSDRASDLRFVDSETGDAVEAAAVTVGAQQRIPTVRLRADMEDAPAS, from the coding sequence ATGCTCGGCATCCTCGGCGGCGACGAGCGCTGCCCCATCGCACGCTCCCTCGACGTCCTCGGCGAGAAGTGGACGCTCATGATCGTCCGCGACGCCCTGGGTGGCTCGACCCGCTTCAGTCAGTTCCAGCAGAGCCTCGGCATCCCGCGCGAGGTCCTGACCGCGCGGCTGGCCTCACTCGTCGACGGGGGAGTGCTCGAACGCACGACCTACAAGCCCGAGGGGACCCGCGCCCGCGAGGAGTACGTCCTGACCGAGGCGGGCCGGGACCTGTCGCTCGTGCTGCTCGCCCTCGGCGGCTGGGCCGACCGGCACCGCCCGTCCGATCGGGCGTCGGATCTGCGCTTCGTCGACTCCGAGACCGGCGACGCGGTCGAGGCCGCCGCCGTGACGGTGGGTGCGCAGCAGCGCATCCCGACCGTCCGCCTCCGCGCCGACATGGAGGACGCACCAGCTTCGTGA
- a CDS encoding SDR family oxidoreductase, with translation MTDLTNAVVLVTGANGGLGAEFVRQALERGATKVYATARNPRTWDDERIVPLALDVTSQESVDAAARAAADVTVVVNNAGIGGMAPLLETSVAEVERLFATNVFGALRVAKAFAPTIAGGALVDVHSVLSWIALGSAYSASKAAFWSITNSLRLELAPQGTQVVGAHLGYTDTGMTEGLDVEKSDPADIVRSIWDAVEAGEHEVLADQVSRDVRAGLSAPLAALYPTLASA, from the coding sequence ATGACCGACCTCACCAACGCCGTTGTCCTCGTCACCGGAGCGAACGGCGGCCTCGGCGCCGAGTTCGTCCGCCAGGCCCTGGAGCGTGGCGCCACCAAGGTCTACGCGACCGCTCGCAACCCACGTACCTGGGACGACGAGCGCATCGTCCCGCTCGCTCTCGACGTCACGAGCCAGGAGAGCGTCGACGCAGCAGCCCGCGCCGCAGCCGACGTCACCGTCGTGGTGAACAACGCCGGCATCGGCGGCATGGCGCCACTGCTCGAGACCTCGGTCGCCGAGGTGGAGCGCCTCTTCGCGACGAACGTCTTCGGGGCGCTCCGTGTCGCGAAGGCCTTCGCCCCGACGATCGCCGGCGGCGCACTGGTCGACGTCCACTCGGTGCTCAGTTGGATCGCGCTCGGTAGCGCCTACTCGGCGTCGAAGGCGGCCTTCTGGTCGATCACCAACTCCTTGCGCCTCGAGCTCGCACCGCAGGGCACCCAGGTCGTCGGCGCGCACCTCGGCTACACCGACACCGGGATGACGGAAGGACTGGACGTCGAGAAGTCCGACCCCGCGGACATCGTCCGATCGATCTGGGACGCCGTCGAGGCCGGCGAGCACGAGGTCCTCGCCGACCAGGTCAGCCGTGACGTCCGTGCCGGACTGAGCGCCCCGCTCGCCGCGCTCTACCCGACGCTCGCCAGCGCCTGA
- a CDS encoding GrpB family protein codes for MIEVVEYQTSWPERFRQLHDAYAAALDDAAVPFRSIEHVGSTSVPGLAAKPVLDVDVVVDAADVPAAVAAMAMIGFESRGELGVPGRQAFRTPERFAPTNTYVITVGSLALRNHLTVRDVLRADPALRDEYAAVKRRAASEAEDIDDYIERKSEVLGRILRAGGLSEAERTSITATNRRITARGAGG; via the coding sequence GTGATCGAGGTCGTCGAGTACCAGACGTCCTGGCCCGAGCGGTTCCGGCAGCTGCACGATGCGTACGCCGCCGCGCTCGACGACGCCGCCGTGCCGTTCCGCAGCATCGAGCACGTGGGCAGCACGTCCGTGCCTGGCTTGGCGGCGAAGCCCGTGCTCGACGTCGACGTCGTGGTGGATGCAGCTGACGTGCCCGCTGCGGTGGCAGCGATGGCGATGATCGGTTTCGAGTCGCGTGGCGAGCTGGGCGTTCCGGGGCGGCAGGCGTTCCGCACGCCCGAGCGCTTCGCACCGACCAACACCTACGTGATCACCGTGGGATCGCTCGCGCTGCGGAACCACCTGACCGTCCGCGACGTGTTGCGTGCCGATCCGGCGCTCCGCGACGAGTACGCCGCCGTGAAGCGCCGGGCGGCTTCCGAGGCCGAGGACATCGACGACTACATCGAGCGGAAGAGCGAGGTGCTGGGTCGGATCCTGCGCGCCGGGGGCTTGTCCGAGGCGGAGCGCACGTCCATCACCGCCACGAACCGCCGGATCACCGCCCGTGGCGCGGGCGGTTGA
- a CDS encoding GNAT family N-acetyltransferase: MDTRLRPLRLDDAAVLAAVITENADHLRPWEPARAPSYYTESGQRDVITQALAAQRAGNAVPFVVESTDGELLGRITLSGVVRGALQSCAMGYWIRADRTRQGHASRAVRAAADHAFDVLRLHRVQAETLPENVGSQRALESAGFTRYGFAPEYIKIDGVWRDHVMFQLLAPTSAP; this comes from the coding sequence ATGGACACACGGTTGCGCCCACTCCGCCTCGACGACGCGGCCGTCCTGGCTGCGGTCATCACCGAGAACGCTGACCACCTGCGACCGTGGGAACCGGCCCGAGCGCCGTCGTACTACACGGAGTCCGGCCAGCGGGACGTCATCACGCAGGCCCTCGCCGCGCAGCGGGCCGGCAACGCGGTGCCGTTCGTCGTCGAGTCGACCGACGGGGAGCTCCTCGGCCGCATCACGCTGAGCGGCGTCGTCCGCGGCGCCCTGCAGTCGTGCGCGATGGGGTACTGGATCCGCGCCGACCGCACCCGACAGGGCCACGCGTCCCGTGCGGTCCGCGCGGCGGCCGATCACGCGTTCGACGTGCTGCGGCTGCACCGCGTTCAGGCCGAGACCCTGCCCGAGAACGTCGGCTCGCAGCGCGCGCTCGAGTCGGCGGGCTTCACCCGGTACGGCTTCGCGCCGGAGTACATCAAGATCGACGGGGTCTGGCGCGACCACGTCATGTTCCAGCTCCTCGCGCCGACGTCGGCCCCGTGA
- a CDS encoding HAD family hydrolase: protein MSTQGRFVDGTRQGAGTDAPARTKRWLVALDIDGTTMREDGVITEAVVAAVRDAEAAGHEVMLSTGRSEGMTVPLLETLGIRPKYLVCANGALILARRADGSYVREHVERFDPSEVLQTIHGALENAAFGVEDETGHFLLSGNFPDDTMTVEGEHVPFEQLLGVEATRVVVISPGHDTEDFLQIVEQMGLHKVSYSVGWTSWLDIAPEGVTKATAMERVREWLDIPRSRVFAAGDGRNDIDMLRWASTSGRGVVMGQAPDDVVDAGNELTGGITDDGLAAALDSLPR from the coding sequence ATGAGCACCCAGGGACGCTTCGTGGACGGCACCCGACAGGGCGCGGGCACCGACGCGCCCGCCCGCACCAAGCGCTGGCTCGTCGCGCTCGACATCGACGGCACCACCATGCGCGAGGACGGTGTCATCACCGAAGCGGTCGTCGCCGCCGTGCGTGACGCCGAGGCCGCCGGGCACGAGGTCATGCTCTCGACCGGCCGCAGCGAGGGCATGACCGTGCCGCTGCTGGAGACCCTCGGCATCCGGCCGAAGTACCTGGTCTGCGCCAACGGAGCGCTCATCCTGGCCCGCCGCGCCGACGGCTCCTACGTGCGCGAACACGTCGAGCGGTTCGACCCGTCCGAGGTGCTGCAGACCATCCACGGCGCGCTCGAGAACGCCGCCTTCGGCGTCGAGGACGAGACCGGTCACTTCCTGCTGTCCGGCAACTTCCCCGACGACACCATGACCGTCGAGGGCGAGCACGTGCCGTTCGAGCAGCTGCTCGGCGTCGAGGCGACCCGCGTCGTCGTCATCTCGCCCGGCCACGACACCGAGGACTTCCTGCAGATCGTCGAGCAGATGGGCCTGCACAAGGTCTCCTACTCGGTCGGCTGGACGTCGTGGCTCGACATCGCTCCGGAGGGCGTGACGAAGGCCACCGCCATGGAGCGTGTGCGCGAGTGGCTCGACATCCCGCGCTCCCGCGTCTTCGCCGCGGGCGACGGCCGGAACGACATCGACATGCTCCGCTGGGCCTCGACCTCCGGTCGCGGCGTCGTCATGGGCCAGGCCCCCGACGACGTCGTCGACGCCGGCAACGAGCTCACCGGCGGCATCACCGACGACGGCCTGGCAGCGGCACTCGACTCCCTGCCCCGCTAG